The following coding sequences are from one Lepisosteus oculatus isolate fLepOcu1 chromosome 19, fLepOcu1.hap2, whole genome shotgun sequence window:
- the cep20 gene encoding centrosomal protein 20 isoform X3, translating into MATTTELKLALKETLESRGVLGQLKARIRAEVFNALDDQNEARPPLSHENLLVNELIREYLDFNKYRYTASVLTVGRRGAGEESGQPELPLDRQFLANELNVVEDASARSV; encoded by the exons ATGGCGACGACAACGGAGCTGAAATTGG CTCTGAAGGAGACCCTAGAATCGAGGGGGGTTCTGGGTCAGCTGAAAGCCCGGATCCGAGCCGAAGTGTTCAATGCCCTGGATGACCAGAATGAAGCCCGGCCTCCCCTGTCCCATGAGAACCTGCTCGTCAACGAGCTGATTCGCGAGTACCTGGACTTCAACAAGTACCGCTACACTGCCTCCGTGCTGACCGTGGGTAGGCGTGGGGCAGGGGAAG AGTCAGGCCAGCCGGAGTTGCCCCTCGACAGGCAGTTCCTGGCCAACGAACTGAACGTGGTGGAGGACGCCAGTGCCAGATCTGTGTAA
- the cep20 gene encoding centrosomal protein 20 isoform X2 produces MATTTELKLALKETLESRGVLGQLKARIRAEVFNALDDQNEARPPLSHENLLVNELIREYLDFNKYRYTASVLTVESGQPELPLDRQFLANELNVVEDASARSVPLLYSLLGHFLNSGQGDKGTRLLLRRPAAPLASEKNNFSSREGNRAGEL; encoded by the exons ATGGCGACGACAACGGAGCTGAAATTGG CTCTGAAGGAGACCCTAGAATCGAGGGGGGTTCTGGGTCAGCTGAAAGCCCGGATCCGAGCCGAAGTGTTCAATGCCCTGGATGACCAGAATGAAGCCCGGCCTCCCCTGTCCCATGAGAACCTGCTCGTCAACGAGCTGATTCGCGAGTACCTGGACTTCAACAAGTACCGCTACACTGCCTCCGTGCTGACCGTGG AGTCAGGCCAGCCGGAGTTGCCCCTCGACAGGCAGTTCCTGGCCAACGAACTGAACGTGGTGGAGGACGCCAGTGCCAGATCTGT ACCACTTCTCTACAGTTTGCTTGGCCATTTTTTGAACAGCGGTCAAGGTGATAAAGGGACCAGGCTGTTACTGAGAAGGCCGGCAGCGCCTCTGGCCTCCGAGAAGAACAATTTCAGTTCTCGCGAGGGCAACAGAGCCGGTGAGCTGTGA
- the cep20 gene encoding centrosomal protein 20 isoform X4 yields MATTTELKLALKETLESRGVLGQLKARIRAEVFNALDDQNEARPPLSHENLLVNELIREYLDFNKYRYTASVLTVESGQPELPLDRQFLANELNVVEDASARSV; encoded by the exons ATGGCGACGACAACGGAGCTGAAATTGG CTCTGAAGGAGACCCTAGAATCGAGGGGGGTTCTGGGTCAGCTGAAAGCCCGGATCCGAGCCGAAGTGTTCAATGCCCTGGATGACCAGAATGAAGCCCGGCCTCCCCTGTCCCATGAGAACCTGCTCGTCAACGAGCTGATTCGCGAGTACCTGGACTTCAACAAGTACCGCTACACTGCCTCCGTGCTGACCGTGG AGTCAGGCCAGCCGGAGTTGCCCCTCGACAGGCAGTTCCTGGCCAACGAACTGAACGTGGTGGAGGACGCCAGTGCCAGATCTGTGTAA
- the cep20 gene encoding centrosomal protein 20 isoform X1: MATTTELKLALKETLESRGVLGQLKARIRAEVFNALDDQNEARPPLSHENLLVNELIREYLDFNKYRYTASVLTVGRRGAGEESGQPELPLDRQFLANELNVVEDASARSVPLLYSLLGHFLNSGQGDKGTRLLLRRPAAPLASEKNNFSSREGNRAGEL, encoded by the exons ATGGCGACGACAACGGAGCTGAAATTGG CTCTGAAGGAGACCCTAGAATCGAGGGGGGTTCTGGGTCAGCTGAAAGCCCGGATCCGAGCCGAAGTGTTCAATGCCCTGGATGACCAGAATGAAGCCCGGCCTCCCCTGTCCCATGAGAACCTGCTCGTCAACGAGCTGATTCGCGAGTACCTGGACTTCAACAAGTACCGCTACACTGCCTCCGTGCTGACCGTGGGTAGGCGTGGGGCAGGGGAAG AGTCAGGCCAGCCGGAGTTGCCCCTCGACAGGCAGTTCCTGGCCAACGAACTGAACGTGGTGGAGGACGCCAGTGCCAGATCTGT ACCACTTCTCTACAGTTTGCTTGGCCATTTTTTGAACAGCGGTCAAGGTGATAAAGGGACCAGGCTGTTACTGAGAAGGCCGGCAGCGCCTCTGGCCTCCGAGAAGAACAATTTCAGTTCTCGCGAGGGCAACAGAGCCGGTGAGCTGTGA
- the cep20 gene encoding centrosomal protein 20 isoform X5, whose translation MATTTELKLALKETLESRGVLGQLKARIRAEVFNALDDQNEARPPLSHENLLVNELIREYLDFNKYRYTASVLTSQASRSCPSTGSSWPTN comes from the exons ATGGCGACGACAACGGAGCTGAAATTGG CTCTGAAGGAGACCCTAGAATCGAGGGGGGTTCTGGGTCAGCTGAAAGCCCGGATCCGAGCCGAAGTGTTCAATGCCCTGGATGACCAGAATGAAGCCCGGCCTCCCCTGTCCCATGAGAACCTGCTCGTCAACGAGCTGATTCGCGAGTACCTGGACTTCAACAAGTACCGCTACACTGCCTCCGTGCTGACC AGTCAGGCCAGCCGGAGTTGCCCCTCGACAGGCAGTTCCTGGCCAACGAACTGA